In a genomic window of Dyadobacter fermentans DSM 18053:
- a CDS encoding c-type cytochrome yields MGTILAAVTVLAVGCKIQYKTEQISYKAASANVSEGKRMTMLACGSCHYNFETKDFSGKKLEDSPKFLGKIYAANITQHPEHGAGKYTPGELAYLLRTGIGRTGRLMPYMHRPNMADEDLDAIIAYLKSDDRAVKPSERNPGETKYSPIGRLGLSFTKAGKYQEARIQKPVEDPVRLGKYLVDNLACFHCHSKSFASLDVHEPERSKGFMGGGNKLRDAAGKKIKAPNLTPHATGILNWTESEFRRAVTEGVSKDNSVVSYPMPLFAELTQAETSAIFAYLKTLPPIDNAVK; encoded by the coding sequence AAACGGAGCAGATCAGCTACAAGGCGGCATCTGCGAATGTCAGCGAAGGAAAACGAATGACGATGCTCGCGTGCGGCTCGTGCCATTACAATTTCGAGACGAAAGATTTCAGCGGCAAAAAGCTTGAAGATTCTCCGAAATTTCTGGGGAAGATCTACGCGGCCAACATTACGCAGCACCCCGAGCACGGCGCAGGCAAGTACACGCCGGGAGAACTGGCATACCTGCTGCGGACGGGCATCGGCAGGACCGGGCGGCTGATGCCCTACATGCACCGGCCCAACATGGCCGATGAAGATCTGGATGCGATCATCGCCTATTTGAAATCGGACGATCGTGCGGTTAAGCCTTCGGAACGGAACCCGGGCGAAACGAAATACTCACCCATCGGCCGTTTGGGTTTGAGCTTCACCAAAGCAGGAAAGTACCAGGAGGCCCGCATTCAAAAGCCTGTGGAAGACCCGGTGCGGCTCGGGAAGTATCTGGTCGACAATCTGGCGTGTTTTCATTGTCATTCCAAAAGCTTCGCGTCGCTGGATGTGCACGAACCGGAACGATCGAAGGGATTTATGGGCGGCGGTAACAAGCTGCGCGATGCGGCGGGAAAGAAGATCAAAGCCCCAAACCTTACCCCACACGCCACCGGCATCCTGAACTGGACGGAATCCGAGTTCAGGCGCGCGGTGACGGAGGGGGTGTCGAAGGACAATTCGGTGGTCAGCTACCCGATGCCGCTGTTCGCCGAGCTAACGCAAGCGGAAACCTCGGCCATTTTCGCATACCTGAAAACACTCCCGCCCATCGACAACGCCGTAAAATAA